Within the Kribbella aluminosa genome, the region CGTGCCGGATGTTCGGCGGGATCTGGTCGACCCAGCCGCGGATCGCGCTCGCGCCGCGGGTGCCCTGCGGGGTGTCCAGGACCACCCGCGGGTCGTTCCCCCGCAACGCCACCACGCCGAGGAACGCCGCCACGAACAGGACGCCGAACCCGAGCAGCCCGAAGAACGACGTCTCCCGCCGCGACCACGCGAAGATCGCGACCGCGATGAAGAACGGGCCGACGGTGGCCGCGATCACGCCCCAGCGCAGGGCGTTCCCGCCGGCGGCCAGGCGTTCCTTGTGGCTCTGCCCGGCCGGCCCGGTCCGAGTCGGGTATCCGGCCGCGGTGCGCAGCTCGTCGGCGTACTGGCGCGGCGTACCGAGGCGGTCCTGCAGCTGGCCGATCGTCGGCTCGGCACCGAACTCGCCGACGACCTCGCTGAGGTGGCCGCTGACGTCCTGCAGCACGTCCTCCAGCTCGACCGGCGGCAGGTCGCTGAGCTCGGACCGTACCTGCGTCAGGTAGATCGCCGCTGCTCCGGTCAGGGTGCTGTTCACGCGGCCTCCTTCTGCAGCAGCAGCACCGACATCGTGCCGGCGAAGTGGTTCCAGGTCTCGGTGGAACGGGCCAGCAGCTCACGGCCGGTCTTGTTCAGCCCGTAGTACTTCCGGTGCGGGCCTTCTTCACTCGGTTGCACGTACGACGTCAGCGCGCCCGCCTGGAACAGCCGCCGGAGCGTGCCGTACACGGAGGCGTCCGCGACATCCTCGAGGCCCGCGGCCCGCAACCGGCGCAGTACGTCGTACCCGTAGCCGTCCGCGTCCCGCAGTACGGCGAGAACTGCGAGATCCAGTACGCCCTTGAGTAGCTGGCTGGTGTCCATCGCGACCTCCTCGGTGTTCCGCGGAGGAGACTACTACACACAACGGAGTACTCCGCTAACCAGCGCAATTTCGATCAAGTCGGAGCGCGCCCGGTGGGGGCACAGTGGTGGGCATGGCGGATGTGTTCGAGGAGTTCGTGGCGGTGGTCGCGGCCGGGATGAGCGGGCCGGACGACCAGGTGGACGGGGCCGCGCTGGCCGGGCGGGTGCATCTGTCGCGGTTCCACTTCGACCGGGTGATCGGTGCGGTGGCGGGGGAGTCGCCGTTCGCGTTCCGGCGGCGCGTGCTCTTGGAGCGGGCGGCGTACCGGCTGCTGGCCGAGCCCGTTGCCGTGCTCGATGTCGCCGTCGAGGCCGGGTACGGGTCGAACGAGGCGTTCACGCGCGCGTTCGCCCGGGCGTACGGGATGCCGCCGCGGGAGTGGCGGCGGGAAGCGTCGCGGGTGTTCTTCCTCGCGGCGCCCAGCGGAGTGCATTTCCAGCCACCGGCCGGACTTCGGCTGCCGGCCCGTCGAAAGGTGAGAGGGATGGACGTACTTGTCCGGATGGTCGAGCACCACGTGTGGCTGACCGGTGAACTGATCGAACGCGGCGCCCGCCTGGACGCCGCCACCCTCGACCGCCCGATCGAGCTGTCCGTCGAGGGCATCGACGACGACATCTCGATCCGCTATCTGCTGGACCGCCTGGTCTGGCAGGAGGAGATGTGGCTGGCCTCCGTCGAGGACCGCCCGTTCCAGGTCCCCGAATGCGGCCGCCAGGTCGTCACCCCGATCCCCGAACTCCGCACCCGGCACGCCGAAGCCGGCGCCCGCTTCGTCGCCCTGATCACCGACCTCAACGAAACCGGCCGCTTCGACGAAAGCTTCGTAGACACCACCTGCAACCCCCCAAGAGCCTTCACGTACGGCGGCATGGTCGCCCACGTCCTAACCTTCGCCGCCCACCGCAGATCCCTACTCGTCGGGGCCTTCCACACCGCCGGCATAACCGACCTGTCCTTCGGCGACCCAATGCACTTCGTAGCCGAAAGCAACTAATCCCCCGAGTCGTGGGAAATGGCTGCGAAATGGGCGGATTGTCGACCTAGATCCACGACTCGGCGCGGTGGTGCCGAGCCAATCGCCACGAGTCGGCGGAGTTGTCAGGCGGCGAGGAGGGGGTGGTGGCGGGCGTAGAGGTCTTGGGAGATGCGGGCGACGACCGTTTGGGGGATCTGGAAGAGGTCGTGGGCGGTGATGACGCGGACCAGCCAGCCTTCGCGTTCCATGTTCTCTCGCCGGCGGATGTCCTGCCGCCATTGGTGGGCATCCACGAGATGGTGCTGCCCGTCGTACTCGATCCCGAACTTGATCTCGGGGTAGCTCAGGTCCGGTTGCGCCAGCCAGCCGCCCGCGGGGTCGCTGACGACGTAGCCGACCTGCGGTTCGGGAAGTCCGCTCAGGACCAGGAGCAGCCGTAGGCGCGACTCCATGGGTGAGTCCACGCCGCGCCGGACGAGGGCGGCCGCCTCGCGGGCCAGCCGGACGCCTCGTACGCCGATGGCCGCGGTCGTCAAGTCGATCAGGCGCTCGGGCTCGAGGTCGGTTCGCCGTACCAGGGAGTCTCCTGCAGTGACGAGCCCGGTGAGATCGTGGTACGGCGCCAGGTCGAGGAACGTACGGTCGGGCGGAGTGAGCGGCAGGCCTTCCCGCAGTACTCGGTCGAGGTGTTGTACTTCGTGAACGCGCAGGCCGTCCACCCGTGGCAGGACCCGATGAGGATCGCGCTCGACGGTCAGATGCACGACGCCGTCGTCGGTCGGGCGGTCGTCGGCGGTCCAGAGGCCGAACGCCGTGTGGTGACTGACGACTGCGCCGGGCGTCAACGCCAACGCGGCCTCGGCCCGCAACCGGGGCGTGACCGCCACCTGCGCCTCGACGTACGTGGACCCCAGAACGCGTCGATACCGCGGACCCCGCAACACGCCCCGCGAGATCCCCGCACCCCGCGCCTGTGCCACCGTCACCAACATCCCCCCATTCTCCCCACTCCCCCCACCCCAAGCTCAGACTTATCCACAACCCACCGACTCGTGGCGATTGGCTGATACCCACGATCGCGAGTCGTGGATTCGGGTTCCCGGAACCGGCGTGTCGTCAGCCGAAATCCACGACTCGGCGGAGGGGAGGGTCAGTTCTTGGGGTCGTGGAGGTTGGGGCGTTGGGTGGGGGTGGTGATTTGGACGGTGATTGGCTGGGGGGTGGTGGGGGCGGTGATCTTTCCGCCGGTTACTGGGATGTTTAGTTTGGTGGCTGCGAGGTCGATGTTGATGGTGGCGCCGGTGTCGTTGGGGGTGGTCCACTCGGTGTCGGACAAGGTGATTGCGAGGCCTAGTACGTGGCCCTTGGGGATGATTTCGTCTTGGGCTCGGAGGGGGACGTTGACCGTGGTCCAGGTGCCGGGCTTCAGGGGAGTCGGGTTGGACAGCGACTTGCTGTGGGCGGCGTCGATCCAGCCGCGGCTGACGATGCCGTGATCGCCCTGGGTGGTGAGCTTCTGCACGGTGAAGTAGCAGCTGTCGTCGTAGTCCGTGCTCTCGCCCTCGCAGGTGCTCTGGTCGGTACGGCGGATCCCGGAGTACCGCTGGCCGGCGCCGTACTCGATCAGGCGGGCTGTCACCGGCGTGGTCGCCGAGTCGGACATCATCCGCAGCGTGACCGACGGCGTACCGCTGATCCGCAGCGGGGCGGCCAGCGGGGCGGACAGGAACATCTGCCGGCCTGCGATCACCTGCGACGGATCCGCGACGATGTTGTCCTCGGTCAGGTCCGGGTCGTCCGTGATCGTGACAGTACCCTTGCCTGCGGCACCTAGTTTGCCGGCTGCGACCGGCACCGACATCGGCCGGTTCACGGCCGGCCAGGTCTTGTAGTCGCGCCACACGTCCGGCGTCGTCTCGACCGAGACCATGGGCTCCTTCAGCACGCCGTTCTGCAGGCCCTGCAGCCAGTAGTCGAACCACTTGTGCAGCTCGTCCACCCACGCGTCGCGCCGGAACTCGAACGGGTCCACGTGGTCCTCGAGCCCGAGCCACAGCTTCCGCGGAACGTTGTTGCGGGCCAGCGCCGACCACCACTGCGAGAAGTGGTTGGTCTGCACGTTGTAGTCGCTGAGCCCGTGGGTCATGAAGACCGACGCCTTCACCTTCGACGCGTTCTTGGTGTAGTCGCGCGCCGCCCAGAACGACGTGTAGTCGCCGGTGTCGTCATCGTCGCTGTCGCCGAGCTGACCGCGGACTTCGTCGCACGCCGGGCTGTCGTGGCCGACGTACCCGCCGAGCCAGGGCATGTAGTCGTCCGAGTACGGTACGCCGCCGGAGCGGGTGTAGTCGTACCACGAGGAGATCGCCGAGATCGGCACGATCGTCTTCAGGCCCTTGACCCCGGTCGCGGCGACGCCGTTCGCGAGCGTGCCGTCGTACGACTTCCCGATCATCCCGACCGCGCCGGTGGTCCAGGTCGCCTTCACCGGTTGCCCGTCGGCGGTGTGCGCGGTGTTGCGGCCGTTCAGCCAGTCGATCACGTCGACCACGGACTGGATCTCGTTCGGGCCGCCGACGTCGCCGCAGCCGGTGGAGCGGCCGGTGCCGAGCACGTCCACGCCGAGCATCGCGTACCCGCGGGGCACGAAGTAGTTGTCGTAGAACAACGGCATCTTCTGGATCACGCCGTTGGCGTCGTACGTCTTCTTCTCGTTCTCGTTCCCGCGGCCGCAGCAGGTGTAGTACGGCGAGGCGTCCATGATGACCGGGATCTTCGCGCCGGTGAGCGCCGGTTCGCTGGGCCGGACGATGTCCACCGCGATCACGTCGTTCTTGCCGTCGGAGTCGGTGTCCATCGTGGTGTCGACGTACACCGACTCGCGGATCGCGTCGGAGTAGTCGTAGACCGGCTGCGTGCTCTTGGTGCGCGCGTCGACCTGCTGCGGCACACTGGGTGCTGCGGGGGCCGGCGTACCGGGTCCGTCCGGGAGCGGCGCAGCCATCGCGGGACCGGTGAGGGTCGTCAGGCTGAGCACGGCGGACGAGACCAGGATCGTCACCCTGGCGCGGACGGTCCTCATGGCTGGGAAGGCTAGTCACTCGGGCGCCGCAACGCCAGGTTCTGACGGGATTGGCAGCGACCTGCCCGATACTCAGCGTGAGAACGGGCTGGTTCGGTAGGGTGACCGCCACCGCCCCCGGGGGGACGCAAGGAAGGGCAGAAAGGCTAGGCCATGAATCTTCGAGCACCGGTGACACTGCTGGACGTGGCGCAGCGTGCGGGCGTGTCGGTCGCGACCGCCTCCCGCGTGCTGAACGGCGGGGACCGCATCCCCCGTCCGGAACTGCAGGAACGGGTCAAGGCCGCGGCCGACGAGCTCGGCTACACACCGAACGCGCAGGCCCAGGCGCTGGCCAAGTCGTCCACCAACCTGGTCGGCATCCTGGTGCACGACATCGAGGACCCGTACTTCGCCGCGATCGCGAACGGCGTGATGCGGGCCGCGGACGAGCGCAACCTGCTGGTGATGATGGCCAGCACGTTCCGCGACTCCGACCGCGAGATCGCCTACCTGTCGTCGTTGCGGGCGCAGCGGGCGCGGGCCGCAGTGATGATCGGTAGCCGCCGTACGGACGCCGAGAGCCTGGCGCGGACCGCGACCGAGGTGGAGAGTTTCCTCAACTCCGGCGCGGGTCTGGCGCTGGTCAGCCAGTCCGGGATGCCCGCGCACACCGTCGAGCCGGACAACCGTTCCGGGTCGGCGGACCTGGCCCGCGCACTGGCCGGGCTCGGCTACCGGAAGTTCGCCGTACTGGGCGGTCCGGAAACCCTCGCCACCGCACGCGATCGGCGCGACGGGTTCGTGGCCGGCCTGGCCGAAGCAGGGCTGGAAGCAGTCGCGGTCGAGACCGGTGACTTCACCCGGGACGGCGGGTACGCCGCCGCCGGGCAACTGCTCGACCGGCACGCCGACGTCGACTGCCTGTTCGCGGTGAACGACGTGATGGCGGTCGGCGCGATGTCGGCGTTGCGCGCGCGGGGTGTCGACGTACCGGGGAAGCTCGGGGTCGCCGGGTTCGACGACATCGCGACGCTGCGGGACGTCTGGCCGGGGCTGACGACCGTTCGGCTGCCGCTGGAGCAGATGGGCCGCCGGGCGCTCGAGCTGGCGATCGAGGGTGGCGAGGCGACGACCGAGACCTTCAAGGCGGAAGTCGTCCTGCGGGAGAGCACGGCTATTCTCCGGGGGTGACTGTCTCCGAGATCTTCGACCCGTCGGCCTGGAAGCAGGTGGACGGCTTCGAGCTGACCGACATCACCTATCACCGCGCGGTCGACGCCGGTGTGGTGCGGATCGCGTTCGACCGGCCCGAGGTGCGGAACGCGTTCCGCCCGCAGACCGTGGACGAGCTGTACCGGGTGCTGGACCACGCGCGGATGTCGTCGGACGTCGGTTGTGTGCTGCTGACCGGCAACGGCCCGTCGCCGAAGGACGGCGGCTGGGCGTTCTGCTCCGGCGGCGACCAGCGGATCCGCGGCAAGGACGGGTACAAGTACGCCGAGGGGACGACGGCGGACAGCATCGACCCGGCGCGGGCCGGCCGGCTGCACATCCTCGAAGTACAACGGCTGATCCGTTTCATGCCGAAGGTCGTGATCTGCGTCGTACCGGGCTGGGGCCGCGGGCGGCGGGCACAGCCTGCATGTGGTCGCGGACCTGACGCTCGCGTCCGCGGAGCATGCGCGGTTCAAGCAGACCGACGCGGACGTGGCGTCGTTCGACGGCGGGTTCGGGTCGGCGTACCTGGCCCGGCAGGTCGGGCAGAAGTTCGCCCGGGAGATCTTCTTCCTCGGCAACGAGTACTCCGCCGAGGACGCGTACCGGATGGGCATGGTGAACAAGGTCGTCCCGCACGCCGAGCTGGAGACGGTGGCGCTCGAGTGGGGCAGGAAGATCTGCGCGAAGTCGCCGACCGCGCAGCGGATGCTGAAGTACGCGTTCAACCAGATCGACGACGGGCTGGTCGGGCAGCAGCTGTTCGCCGGTGAGGCGACCCGGCTCGCCTACGGCACCGACGAGGCCGCCGAAGGCCGCGACTCGTTCCTGCAGAAGCGCCCGGCCGACTGGTCACCCTATCCCTACGCCTTCTAGGGTTTGTGCCACTTCTGGTTGACACTGCCGCTGCAGCCGCGCAGCGTCAACCGGCCGCCGTTGCCCGGGGCATCGGCCGTGACGCACTTGCCGGCGCTCGGGTTGACCAGCTCGTGGTTGTTGCTTAGGGCAAACTTCTGCGCCCAGCCGCCGTTGCAGTTGACCAGCTGCACCTGAGTGCCGTCCGCGGTCGACGCCCAGGCGAGGTCCATGCACAGGCCCATCGAACGCACCGTGCCGTCGGGCTGGAAGACCCATTGCTGGTTGGCGGCGGTGCTGCCGCAATCCCAGACCTGCAAGGGTGTTCCGTCGTGGCCGATGCCGTCGGCGGCATTCGGTACGTCGATGCAGCGGTTGCTCTGGTCGCTCTTCAGCGCGATCGGCGCGGCGGCCGCAGCCGGCGGCTTCCCGGTGTTCGAGTCGCTGGTCCGCGCGGGCGGCTTCGCTGTGACTGTCGTCGTCGCGGTCGTCGTTGCAGTGGTCGTCGCTGTGGTCCGAGCGGTCGCGGTCTTCGTAGCGGTCGCCGTGACGGTCGCGGTCGGCGGCGTACCGGCCAGCGGGGGTTTGGCGGTGACCGTGGTCGGCGGCAGCGTGACGGTGACGCCCGGCATGATCACGGTCTTCACGACCTGCTGCGGGTCGCCCTTGACCGTCGTCGTCTTCGTCGGACCGGCCACCTGCTCCGGCGCCGGCGTGACGGTCACCGTCGGTGTCACGGTCGGCCGGCTCTGCGGTACGTAGGCGACGTCGGTGGTGTACGCCGGCCCGGAACCGCCGCCGGTGATCGACGAGGCGCCGATTGCGATCCCGCCGATCAGCGCGGCGACCACCGCGGTCGTCGACCAGGCGCGCCGGCCGGGCAGCCGGGTGATCCTGGGCAGCGCTGGGCGGCTGGCGAAGGTGTCCGAGAAACGGGACGAAGCGGGGGATCGGCGTGACCGCACGTCGGGCTCCTGAGTTCTGGGGCGGAAGGGCGAAGGCGTGTCTGGTGCTGAGGATCACCCGGCCACCGGCCCGGCGTCAAACGTTGCGCAAAAAGGTGACTGTGATCACTGCATGAGATCAGATTGTTGCTGAGTGTTCATCCATTGGCGTTGCCATGAGAGCGTTCTCAACCTATTTTGAGCCGAGCCAGGTTCTCCGCTGCCGCATCGCCCCGAGGGAGACCCATGATCGACGAGCGCGCCTGCCGGACCACCGTCATGGAGCTCTGTCTGGCGGAGCGGGAGAGCCTTCGCCGCTACGTCGCCAGCATTCTCGGCCGGGACAGCCACGCCGTCGAGGACGTGGTGCAGGAGACGCTGCTGCGCGCGTGGCAGCAGGCCGACCGGATCGAGTGGCAGGACCGGCCGGTCCGGATGTGGCTGTTCCGGGTCGCCCGGAACCTGGTCGTCGACCACCACCGGCGCGCCGGTCGCGCCGTACCGATGGGGCTCGGTGCGACCGAGCTCGCGGAACCGGACAGCCAGCCGGATCCGGCCGAGCAGGTGATCGACCGGCGGGTGCTGGTCGAGATCCTGCAGCGGCTGTCGCCCGCGCATCGCGAGGTGGTCGCCCGCGTGCACCTGCTCGGTCACGCCGGTGAGGAGGTCGCGGCGGTGCTCGGCGTACCGGTCGGCACGGTGAAGTCGCGGGCGCACAACGCGGTCCGGCAGCTCCGCGCGGAACTCGCCCGCACCGACTGGGCCGGAGTCGCCGCATGACGGCGATGGGCGGTGGCGGCGGCATCCGCGGATACCTCGGGTACGCCGGGCTGGTCCTGTTCGCCCTTGTCCTGCTGAATCTTCTGGTCCGTCGGCTCGGCGGCTGGCGGAAACTGCTCGGCTGGATCGCCCGCCAGCTCCGCGGCACCGTCGCTGCGTTCACCGAGCCGATCGCGGCCCGCCGCCGGTACCGTCGCCGGCTCCGGATGCTGGTCCAGGTACTGCGTGACAGTCGGGGCTGGGACCAGGCCGAGAGCGCGATGATCGCGGCCGCGGGTATCAGCCCAGGGATGGCGCCGTACGCCGTCGCGCTGGCCAAGCGCCGGATCGGCGTACTGCTGGCCGGCGCGTCCGACCTGGAACCGCCGGCGCCGTGGAGCGCGGATCCGCAGGACCCGCGGCTGTGGTGGATCGACCGGGCCGCGCTGCCGGAGAACGGCTCGGTCCGGGAGATGCCGCTGCTGGTCTGCGTCGGCACCGACAGCACCGGCGGGTACGTGATCATGCTCGACCTGCTCTCCGGACCGCGGACGTTGTCGGTGTACGGCGTGGACCGGACCGCCCGCGCGGTGGTCCAGGCGATGGCCGCGCAGCTCGACGTACGGCTGCCGGTCGGGGCGATCGAAGTTGCCGAGGGCATCCATTCGCGGCATGACGGGATGCCGCTCGAGGAGGCCGCGCGGCGGCTGGGAGCCTGGTTCGTCGTCGGCGCCGGACCGTTGGCCGGGCCGTTGCAGGCCGGCCGCCGGATGCTCACCCTCGGCGTCGCGCGCGGCAGCAGCCGGTTGCTGGAGGCGTTGCCGGACCAGACGTTGCGGCTGCACGGCGGGGCGACCTGGCTGCGGGTCGATCCGTTGCCGTTGGCAAAGGCTGTTGCGCGGTCGATCCGGCGGCTGCCACCGCACGAGTTCGAGAGCGGCGTGCCGTTCAGCCCGGAGGCGGCGCCGGCCGACGAGCTGAGCGACCTGGACGTGCCGGCCGGATCGGTCGGGGTGTCCGCGGTGCCGGACGGGAAGGCGGCCTCGTGGAGCTGAACCTGACCACGGTCGACTCGCGCTCCGGATCCCGCGCCGACCGGCTGGTGAGGATTCCCCGCGGCCTGTCGGTCGGCGGTCTCGCGGACGGCCTCGGTAAACCCGGTACGACGTTGTTCCTCGGCCGCCGGCGCCTCGACCCGGCGGATCCGCTGGCCAGGTCGGGTGTCCGCGAAGGCGGTGTGATCGGGTACGGCGGGCCTGTCGACGTACCGGATCTGCTGCAGGGCACACCGCCCGGGCACGCGCCGATCGTGGTCGAGTTGCACGCCGTCTCCGGGCCGCAGGCCGGGCGGGTGTGGCGGGTCGGGCCGGGCAGTCACGAGATCGGGTCGGACCCGCAGTGCGCGATCCGCCTGGACGGGACCGCCGTACCCGACCGCGGTCTGTGGGTGACGGTCGGGCCGGCCGGGGACGCGTTCTGGCATCGGACCGAGGAGGTGGCCGGCGATGTCGTCAGCCGCCGGATCGGTCCGCCGGAGGACGATGCGGCGACCAGCGCGATCCGGGTGAACGACCCGGAGACCGCGCACGAACCCGTTCCGCTGGTGGCCGAGGACGTGCCGGTCGGCGACGTCCGGGAGTGGCCGCCGGACGAGGACCTCGCGGTCGGGTCGGTGCTGTTGCGGTGCAGTGGAGCGCTGGAGCCGCCGGCCGCCGTACGGCTGGCCGACGACGGGTTCACGCTCGACTACAACCGGCCGCCGCGGCTCGCACCGCATCTGGACGACGAGAAGGTCCGGCTGCCGCCGCCGCCCGCGCCACCGCAGAAGCGCCCGTTCCCGTGGCCGGTCGTGCTCGCCCCGGTGGTCCTCGGTCTGGTCATGGTCGGCCTCTTCAACTCGTACTACTTCCTGGTCTTCACGCTGCTCAGCCCGCTGATGATGGGGATGAACTTCTTCACCAGCCGGAAGACCAACCGGGCCGACCACATCGAGGCCCGGCGCAAGTACTTCGCCCGCAAGGCCGCGCTCGAGGAGGAGATCTCCACCGCGGTCACCCGGGAACGCCTGATCCGCAACCTGACCGCGCCGGACCCGGTGCGGATCGCCCAGCTCGCGACCCGCCCGGGCACCAGGCTGTGGGAACGCCGTCGCAGCGACCCGGACTACCTGCTGCTGCGCGTCGGTACCGCCGACCAGCCGTCGCTGAAGGAGCTCGACGACCAGGGCCGGGAGGAGAACCACCGCACGATCCGCTGGACGATCCCGGACGCGCCGATCTGCATCCCGCTGCGCGGGCACGGCGTCGTCGGGATCGCCGGGGCACCCCTGACCACGCGGGCGCTGGCCCGCTGGCTGACGATCCAGGCCGCCGTACTGCATTCGCCGCAGGCGCTGCGGATCGTCGTCCTGGCCGAGGCGGACAACGCGCAGGACTGGGACTGGGTCCGGTGGCTGCCGCACCTGCGGCCGGACAAAGCGCCCGCCGCGGTCCTGATCGCGAACGACGACGCGACCACTGCGGCGCGGATCGGCGAACTGGTGTC harbors:
- a CDS encoding PadR family transcriptional regulator, translating into MDTSQLLKGVLDLAVLAVLRDADGYGYDVLRRLRAAGLEDVADASVYGTLRRLFQAGALTSYVQPSEEGPHRKYYGLNKTGRELLARSTETWNHFAGTMSVLLLQKEAA
- a CDS encoding helix-turn-helix domain-containing protein, producing MADVFEEFVAVVAAGMSGPDDQVDGAALAGRVHLSRFHFDRVIGAVAGESPFAFRRRVLLERAAYRLLAEPVAVLDVAVEAGYGSNEAFTRAFARAYGMPPREWRREASRVFFLAAPSGVHFQPPAGLRLPARRKVRGMDVLVRMVEHHVWLTGELIERGARLDAATLDRPIELSVEGIDDDISIRYLLDRLVWQEEMWLASVEDRPFQVPECGRQVVTPIPELRTRHAEAGARFVALITDLNETGRFDESFVDTTCNPPRAFTYGGMVAHVLTFAAHRRSLLVGAFHTAGITDLSFGDPMHFVAESN
- a CDS encoding Xaa-Pro dipeptidyl-peptidase, with the translated sequence MRTVRARVTILVSSAVLSLTTLTGPAMAAPLPDGPGTPAPAAPSVPQQVDARTKSTQPVYDYSDAIRESVYVDTTMDTDSDGKNDVIAVDIVRPSEPALTGAKIPVIMDASPYYTCCGRGNENEKKTYDANGVIQKMPLFYDNYFVPRGYAMLGVDVLGTGRSTGCGDVGGPNEIQSVVDVIDWLNGRNTAHTADGQPVKATWTTGAVGMIGKSYDGTLANGVAATGVKGLKTIVPISAISSWYDYTRSGGVPYSDDYMPWLGGYVGHDSPACDEVRGQLGDSDDDDTGDYTSFWAARDYTKNASKVKASVFMTHGLSDYNVQTNHFSQWWSALARNNVPRKLWLGLEDHVDPFEFRRDAWVDELHKWFDYWLQGLQNGVLKEPMVSVETTPDVWRDYKTWPAVNRPMSVPVAAGKLGAAGKGTVTITDDPDLTEDNIVADPSQVIAGRQMFLSAPLAAPLRISGTPSVTLRMMSDSATTPVTARLIEYGAGQRYSGIRRTDQSTCEGESTDYDDSCYFTVQKLTTQGDHGIVSRGWIDAAHSKSLSNPTPLKPGTWTTVNVPLRAQDEIIPKGHVLGLAITLSDTEWTTPNDTGATINIDLAATKLNIPVTGGKITAPTTPQPITVQITTPTQRPNLHDPKN
- a CDS encoding LacI family DNA-binding transcriptional regulator, with translation MNLRAPVTLLDVAQRAGVSVATASRVLNGGDRIPRPELQERVKAAADELGYTPNAQAQALAKSSTNLVGILVHDIEDPYFAAIANGVMRAADERNLLVMMASTFRDSDREIAYLSSLRAQRARAAVMIGSRRTDAESLARTATEVESFLNSGAGLALVSQSGMPAHTVEPDNRSGSADLARALAGLGYRKFAVLGGPETLATARDRRDGFVAGLAEAGLEAVAVETGDFTRDGGYAAAGQLLDRHADVDCLFAVNDVMAVGAMSALRARGVDVPGKLGVAGFDDIATLRDVWPGLTTVRLPLEQMGRRALELAIEGGEATTETFKAEVVLRESTAILRG
- a CDS encoding RICIN domain-containing protein, with product MRSRRSPASSRFSDTFASRPALPRITRLPGRRAWSTTAVVAALIGGIAIGASSITGGGSGPAYTTDVAYVPQSRPTVTPTVTVTPAPEQVAGPTKTTTVKGDPQQVVKTVIMPGVTVTLPPTTVTAKPPLAGTPPTATVTATATKTATARTTATTTATTTATTTVTAKPPARTSDSNTGKPPAAAAAPIALKSDQSNRCIDVPNAADGIGHDGTPLQVWDCGSTAANQQWVFQPDGTVRSMGLCMDLAWASTADGTQVQLVNCNGGWAQKFALSNNHELVNPSAGKCVTADAPGNGGRLTLRGCSGSVNQKWHKP
- a CDS encoding sigma-70 family RNA polymerase sigma factor yields the protein MIDERACRTTVMELCLAERESLRRYVASILGRDSHAVEDVVQETLLRAWQQADRIEWQDRPVRMWLFRVARNLVVDHHRRAGRAVPMGLGATELAEPDSQPDPAEQVIDRRVLVEILQRLSPAHREVVARVHLLGHAGEEVAAVLGVPVGTVKSRAHNAVRQLRAELARTDWAGVAA